One Candidatus Lernaella stagnicola DNA window includes the following coding sequences:
- a CDS encoding O-antigen ligase family protein — translation MVRNERERAVAALTEALVLALVVFSVLAFGGKSRLFSSLINLFGVALLALVLFERWRHGAPQAVSRRKLVYTEPWPALVLFAAFGLVHIVQLIPLPSAVVTWLAGWPAEGAWSRLTPNPEATLWALISWIPPVAVFAAVTLRYDMRGQIRRLLGVVFFLAALTALYGLVETITGREMVWNLPKLAYRGCVTGTFINRNHFAAFMALGLGAGLALGLYRRGKIATAERQEGQIERLVMVLFLAAICMLGLVLSKSRGGLASVVIAGLPVAWWLVGRKQRKAFDIMIALIAVLTVAMAVWVSREPIVDRFAQLPEEVQTADARPAAWLVGLRVAAHGPLFGVGAGTFEDHFRLIPDTGILVRYNAAHSDPIQLLAETGLAGLLAFAAALFWTLLAATRAFAGRRSNFARSMTVGAIAGVVAVLFHSLVDFPLQIPGVRICLFALLGVAYLAGNRRMTR, via the coding sequence GTGGTCCGCAACGAGCGCGAGCGGGCTGTTGCCGCCTTGACCGAGGCCCTGGTTCTGGCCCTGGTTGTTTTCTCCGTCCTGGCCTTCGGCGGCAAAAGTCGATTATTCAGCAGCCTCATCAATCTGTTCGGCGTGGCGCTTTTGGCGCTCGTGCTTTTCGAACGATGGCGGCATGGCGCGCCGCAGGCCGTCTCGCGTCGCAAGCTGGTCTACACGGAACCCTGGCCCGCGTTGGTCTTGTTCGCCGCTTTCGGCCTCGTACATATCGTGCAGTTAATTCCTTTGCCCTCGGCCGTCGTCACGTGGTTGGCGGGCTGGCCCGCCGAAGGCGCGTGGTCCCGCCTGACGCCGAACCCCGAGGCGACGTTGTGGGCGCTGATTTCGTGGATACCGCCGGTAGCGGTCTTTGCCGCCGTCACCCTGCGCTACGACATGCGCGGTCAGATACGCCGTTTGCTCGGCGTCGTATTCTTCCTGGCGGCGCTGACCGCGCTCTACGGCTTGGTGGAAACCATCACCGGCCGCGAGATGGTGTGGAACCTGCCGAAGCTCGCGTACCGAGGCTGCGTGACCGGAACCTTCATCAACCGAAACCACTTCGCCGCCTTCATGGCCCTGGGACTGGGCGCGGGGTTGGCTCTCGGGCTGTACCGCCGCGGCAAAATCGCCACCGCCGAACGCCAAGAAGGGCAAATCGAACGTCTCGTGATGGTGCTCTTTCTCGCGGCGATCTGTATGCTCGGCTTGGTGCTCTCGAAAAGCCGGGGCGGCCTGGCCAGCGTGGTGATCGCCGGGCTGCCGGTCGCCTGGTGGCTGGTGGGTCGCAAGCAGCGCAAGGCCTTCGATATCATGATCGCCCTGATCGCCGTGTTGACCGTCGCCATGGCCGTGTGGGTAAGCCGGGAGCCGATCGTCGACCGCTTCGCGCAATTACCCGAAGAGGTGCAAACCGCCGATGCCCGCCCCGCGGCATGGCTCGTCGGGTTACGCGTGGCCGCGCACGGTCCGCTTTTCGGCGTCGGTGCCGGCACCTTCGAAGATCATTTCCGCCTCATCCCCGATACCGGCATTCTCGTGCGCTACAACGCGGCCCACAGCGACCCGATTCAACTCCTGGCCGAAACCGGCCTCGCGGGCTTGTTGGCTTTCGCCGCAGCTTTGTTCTGGACTTTGCTCGCCGCCACTCGCGCGTTCGCCGGCCGACGCAGCAACTTCGCGCGGTCCATGACCGTCGGCGCAATCGCTGGCGTGGTGGCGGTGTTGTTCCATAGCCTCGTGGATTTCCCGCTGCAAATCCCCGGCGTGCGCATCTGCTTATTCGCCCTGCTGGGTGTGGCCTACCTGGCCGGCAACCGGAGGATGACGCGATGA
- a CDS encoding SLBB domain-containing protein produces MKRKPPLALIVLLLSLWVIAVVTAAEDDYQIGQGDVVHIIVYDEADLERTLTVQPDGYIRYPLVKRLKIGGLGVREAEKKLETLLGERFLVNPQVSLTIKEFHAKKVYVLGDVKTPGLYSLTGPTTVLEIISKAGGIVGPVGKILLVRGAGPRQSEISALLAEQGDQSEDALKAVGIQPPLVIDGHDLFDKGDMSLNHVLQDGDVVYVPQIKKVYVLGEVKRPGGVPFTEGLTLLQAISLAGGTTEMSSNRIYVTRKNEQNEEVRIKVKYSAMLKDRSKDIMLQPDDVILVKRRIL; encoded by the coding sequence ATGAAACGGAAGCCACCGCTAGCCCTTATCGTTCTGCTGCTATCCCTTTGGGTGATCGCCGTCGTGACGGCCGCCGAGGACGACTACCAAATCGGCCAGGGCGACGTCGTGCACATTATCGTCTACGACGAAGCCGACCTCGAACGCACGCTCACGGTGCAGCCCGACGGTTACATTCGCTATCCGCTCGTCAAGCGATTGAAAATCGGCGGTCTCGGCGTACGCGAAGCGGAAAAGAAACTCGAAACGCTCCTGGGCGAGCGCTTCCTGGTCAACCCGCAGGTGTCGCTCACCATCAAGGAATTCCACGCCAAGAAAGTCTACGTACTCGGCGACGTGAAAACCCCCGGGCTCTACTCCTTGACCGGCCCCACCACCGTGCTGGAAATCATCTCCAAAGCCGGCGGCATCGTTGGGCCGGTGGGCAAGATCCTGCTGGTGCGCGGCGCGGGCCCGCGGCAGAGTGAAATATCCGCGCTGCTCGCCGAACAAGGCGACCAAAGCGAAGATGCGCTGAAAGCGGTCGGTATCCAGCCGCCGTTGGTCATCGACGGCCACGATCTCTTCGACAAGGGCGACATGTCCCTGAATCACGTCTTGCAAGACGGCGATGTCGTGTACGTGCCGCAAATCAAAAAGGTGTATGTGTTAGGGGAAGTCAAACGACCCGGCGGCGTGCCGTTCACCGAAGGCCTGACGCTCTTGCAGGCGATTTCGCTGGCCGGCGGCACCACCGAGATGTCGTCGAACCGCATTTACGTGACGCGAAAAAATGAACAGAACGAGGAAGTGCGTATTAAGGTGAAATACAGCGCGATGCTCAAGGACCGCAGCAAGGATATCATGCTGCAGCCCGATGACGTCATCCTCGTTAAACGACGGATTCTCTAA
- a CDS encoding polysaccharide biosynthesis tyrosine autokinase, whose product MALLDRGNVVSDLGRILLKRRWTIAAFFLVVTVVVTIATLLQADIYSATAVIQIESEAPNIVGFKEVIALGAQNYWASKEYYETQFRIIRSRPVLEKVIDRLDLDQQPPFVGMDADRHARYLANIVRVAPVKSSQLVNLTVEFTDMKTAVDIANALASVYQYENFRRKSDAAQKALVWLREEQLTRTERVREKETELHDFLVEHDIVSFEERQDIVAERVRDLSDALTQAQRKRITSQVRYQKAIQFRKQDKSLAIPEVIENKLIQDLKAELVMMQKEISKAGAKWKPDHPGYKKLAQQETELKKRIDEEVGNIILSLQATYSIDLAREKKLNTELDGAKKEALALSGLEIQFRAMQREASSEGLLFDEIQKRQKETEITRSLPDISNNVRLIEEAREPERPVPVRPRRKVNVLLGALLGLMGGVGLAFVLEFLDTTIKSGEDLERTVEVPFLGIIPSFATDDETVPDELFSHRFPKSSITESVRSIRTNITFSSAGKELKRLLVTSAGPQEGKSTAVINLGIIFAQGGKRVLIVDSDLRRPRLHRAFKVSRKRGLTNLIMGEAAIEDVIVHTEVPGVDLIPCGPIPPNPSELLGTPRMLELGLELAESYDLVLFDSPPVVAVTDAVVMSKIVDGVVLIAKAGKTTSEIISKAARQLGDVSASILGTVLNDFNIRSAGYRYYYYYYHYRSREEDEVNGEEKVVRKRVRRRRENTSETEDPT is encoded by the coding sequence GTGGCATTGCTCGACCGCGGCAACGTTGTGAGTGATCTTGGGCGGATTCTGCTCAAGCGCCGGTGGACCATTGCCGCGTTTTTCCTCGTCGTGACCGTGGTCGTCACGATCGCCACCTTGCTCCAGGCCGACATCTACAGCGCCACCGCGGTCATTCAAATCGAATCCGAAGCGCCCAACATCGTCGGCTTCAAGGAAGTCATCGCCCTCGGCGCGCAAAACTATTGGGCGTCCAAGGAATACTACGAAACCCAATTCCGCATCATTCGCAGCCGACCCGTGCTGGAAAAAGTTATCGACCGCCTCGACCTCGATCAACAACCGCCCTTCGTGGGCATGGACGCTGACCGCCACGCGCGCTACTTGGCGAACATTGTCCGCGTTGCGCCGGTTAAAAGCAGCCAGTTGGTCAACCTCACCGTCGAATTCACCGACATGAAAACCGCCGTGGACATCGCCAACGCGCTGGCGAGCGTGTACCAGTATGAAAACTTCCGGCGCAAATCCGACGCGGCCCAAAAAGCCCTGGTTTGGCTGCGGGAGGAGCAGCTAACGCGCACCGAGCGCGTGCGGGAAAAAGAAACCGAACTGCACGATTTCCTCGTCGAACACGACATCGTGTCCTTTGAAGAGCGCCAGGACATCGTGGCCGAACGCGTGCGCGATTTGTCCGATGCTCTAACCCAGGCGCAGCGCAAGCGCATTACCAGCCAGGTGCGCTATCAAAAAGCGATTCAGTTCCGCAAGCAGGATAAATCGCTGGCGATTCCCGAGGTGATCGAGAATAAGCTGATACAAGACCTCAAAGCCGAACTCGTGATGATGCAAAAGGAAATCAGCAAAGCCGGCGCGAAATGGAAACCCGACCACCCGGGATACAAGAAACTCGCGCAGCAGGAAACCGAGCTGAAAAAACGCATCGACGAAGAGGTCGGTAACATTATTTTGAGCCTACAGGCGACGTACTCCATCGACTTGGCGCGAGAGAAAAAGCTCAACACCGAACTCGACGGCGCCAAAAAAGAGGCGCTGGCGCTCTCCGGCCTGGAAATCCAGTTCCGCGCAATGCAGCGCGAAGCCTCCTCGGAAGGTTTGCTCTTCGACGAAATTCAGAAACGACAAAAAGAAACGGAAATCACTAGGTCCCTGCCGGATATCAGCAACAACGTGCGCTTGATCGAAGAAGCCCGCGAGCCCGAACGCCCCGTGCCGGTCCGCCCGCGGCGCAAGGTCAACGTGCTGCTCGGCGCGTTACTCGGCCTGATGGGCGGCGTCGGCCTGGCTTTCGTCCTGGAATTCCTCGACACCACGATCAAGAGCGGCGAAGACCTCGAACGCACCGTCGAAGTGCCCTTCCTCGGCATCATCCCGAGTTTCGCCACCGATGACGAAACCGTGCCCGACGAACTGTTCAGCCACCGCTTCCCGAAAAGTTCCATCACCGAAAGCGTGCGGTCAATTCGCACGAACATCACATTCTCCAGCGCCGGCAAGGAACTCAAGCGCCTCCTGGTCACCTCCGCCGGACCCCAGGAAGGCAAGTCCACCGCCGTTATCAACTTGGGCATCATTTTCGCGCAAGGCGGCAAACGCGTGCTGATCGTCGACTCCGACTTGCGCCGCCCCCGTCTGCACCGTGCCTTCAAAGTCAGTCGGAAACGCGGTTTGACGAACCTGATCATGGGAGAGGCCGCGATCGAAGATGTCATCGTTCACACCGAAGTGCCCGGCGTCGATCTCATTCCTTGCGGGCCCATTCCGCCGAACCCGTCGGAGTTGCTGGGTACGCCGCGCATGCTGGAGTTGGGCCTCGAACTGGCCGAATCGTACGACCTCGTGCTCTTCGACTCCCCGCCGGTCGTCGCGGTTACCGACGCGGTCGTGATGTCCAAAATTGTCGACGGCGTCGTATTGATCGCCAAGGCGGGAAAAACGACCAGCGAAATCATCAGCAAGGCCGCGCGGCAACTGGGCGATGTGAGCGCCAGCATTCTGGGCACCGTGCTCAACGACTTCAACATCCGCAGCGCCGGATACCGCTATTACTACTACTACTATCACTACCGCTCGCGTGAAGAAGACGAAGTGAACGGCGAAGAGAAGGTGGTGCGCAAGCGGGTCCGCCGCCGGCGCGAAAATACCAGCGAGACAGAGGATCCCACATGA
- a CDS encoding glycosyltransferase, which produces MHVALVTEYFIPHGPGGAEWSTLVLAERLAARGVRVSLVTLDLAAEDTLAETEKIDRELAAKHITVHRLPFARRMKGAPQVFPSYVFGNPITERVLTYRLRRELRHIRPDVVHVQGLGMLVPAKRACRAIRVPVVFTVRDYRVLCPAGICLHRHDAPAPHADRRSFRACAREYLAEYEPAMPFAKRLRYHARREIEWSARRRHVAAFSDLDAAVFVSDGTRRLYENAGLRAWENVVVHNLPGDFGDAAAPEDLQRRWQLDGPLVLFVGRWSLGKGAAEMAEAWGSIRTTHPNAQLVVVGRREHAPDTALDGVVFTGPLPHGEVVALMRLADVFVLPSRWPEPYARTALEAMAAGKPIVATATGGNLELVDDGQTGLLVPRGNPDALAAAVARLLDDPELARRMGLAGQHKQAAIGDAPLDELLRLYENLNRPARPLRVLAPATSLTEQTTQGGGMFHVKNLQALADRGVECTIPLAFHTEHEPRPNWDVRVLPIRRTYKLGALLSNLVFFAGAWRIGARSGRRFDLLRIGDLFHMGPGLILAARLLRLPTIGVIHHIDHDRRLENAVVGWTARRLDGLLVPSLATAEDVARTFRIDPLRIHRIVEGTPEDLSPPESREDARKRFGLREGPVIGFIGALQPRKNLAFLLEAFARVYRKRADAQLLLVGAGPQREELETTARRLEVEHAVVFAGRLLDEEKAAALSAMDLFAFPSLNEGFGLAVAEAMAAGVPPVVSDRGSLPEIVRDGETGRVAGVEDPGVFAAAIEELLEQDERRLAMGAAARRHATEHFTWSQSAADSEDAMRRTRAARRAMSLGVLLNSGDSLAMMRREGQESRFVDQYVMRYSAAFDRTYVFSYGDDRAQPYDNAVFVPGRPQWKGPIYAALMPLLHAAKFRRLALLRVMQTGAALPAIVAHLLFRVPYVTTYGYLYGDFMRVKGRRLYGFYLDVLERVALYFADRVIVTTPALLDRVQQIITHRKIELLPNGVDLEQFQPREKTRTTGKHVVLFVGRLTAQKNLPLLVEALTPLRESVRLVVAGQGEGEAALIEQAGNAGLDVELRGVVPHCDLPALHREADIFVLPSRVEGHPKALVEAMASGLVCIGTDAPGIRDVIVDGENGLLVASQAEALCAAIERVLSDTKLAARLQRGARLAAEQQYDLARLLDREVDLLWQAAERGGRWRAF; this is translated from the coding sequence ATGCACGTCGCCTTGGTGACCGAATATTTTATTCCCCACGGCCCCGGCGGCGCGGAGTGGAGCACCCTCGTCTTGGCCGAGCGGCTGGCGGCCCGCGGCGTGCGCGTGTCGCTCGTCACGCTCGATCTGGCCGCCGAGGACACGCTTGCCGAAACCGAGAAAATCGACCGCGAACTCGCCGCGAAGCACATCACCGTTCATCGTCTGCCCTTCGCCCGTCGCATGAAGGGCGCGCCCCAGGTGTTTCCCAGCTACGTGTTCGGCAACCCCATCACCGAACGCGTGCTGACCTATCGCTTGCGGCGCGAACTGCGCCACATCCGCCCGGACGTCGTTCACGTGCAGGGGCTGGGGATGCTCGTGCCGGCCAAGCGGGCGTGCCGGGCGATTCGCGTGCCGGTCGTGTTCACCGTGCGGGATTATCGCGTGCTTTGCCCGGCGGGAATTTGCCTGCACCGGCATGATGCTCCGGCGCCGCACGCCGATCGCCGCTCGTTCCGCGCCTGCGCCCGCGAGTATCTTGCCGAGTATGAACCGGCCATGCCCTTCGCCAAGCGCCTGCGTTACCACGCGCGGCGGGAAATCGAGTGGTCGGCAAGACGCCGCCACGTCGCGGCCTTTAGCGATCTCGACGCGGCGGTGTTCGTCTCCGACGGCACGCGTCGCTTATACGAGAACGCGGGATTGCGCGCGTGGGAAAACGTTGTCGTACACAATCTGCCGGGCGACTTCGGCGACGCCGCCGCCCCCGAAGACTTGCAACGCCGCTGGCAACTCGACGGCCCCCTCGTGCTGTTCGTCGGTCGCTGGTCGCTGGGCAAGGGCGCCGCGGAGATGGCCGAGGCATGGGGCTCGATCCGCACAACGCACCCGAACGCGCAATTGGTCGTGGTGGGCCGTCGCGAACACGCGCCCGATACGGCGCTGGACGGTGTGGTGTTCACCGGGCCGTTGCCGCACGGCGAGGTTGTCGCGCTGATGCGCTTGGCCGACGTGTTCGTGTTGCCCTCACGCTGGCCGGAGCCCTACGCCCGCACCGCGCTGGAAGCCATGGCGGCGGGCAAGCCCATCGTCGCCACCGCCACGGGCGGCAATCTAGAGTTGGTGGACGACGGCCAAACCGGCTTGCTCGTGCCGCGCGGAAATCCCGACGCTTTGGCCGCCGCCGTCGCGAGGCTGTTGGACGATCCGGAATTGGCGCGGCGCATGGGACTGGCCGGACAACATAAGCAGGCGGCCATCGGCGATGCGCCGCTTGACGAGTTGCTGCGGCTCTACGAAAACCTGAATCGACCGGCTCGGCCGCTAAGAGTTCTCGCGCCCGCCACCAGCCTGACTGAACAGACGACGCAGGGCGGCGGCATGTTTCATGTCAAGAATTTGCAGGCGCTCGCCGACCGCGGCGTCGAGTGTACGATTCCGCTCGCGTTTCACACCGAACACGAACCACGGCCGAACTGGGATGTCCGCGTGCTGCCCATTCGGCGCACGTACAAGCTCGGCGCGCTGTTGTCCAACCTCGTGTTCTTCGCCGGGGCCTGGCGCATCGGGGCGCGTTCCGGTCGGCGCTTCGATCTACTTCGCATCGGCGACCTGTTCCACATGGGGCCGGGGCTCATCCTCGCCGCGCGCTTGTTACGGCTGCCGACCATCGGCGTGATCCACCACATCGATCACGACCGCCGTCTCGAAAACGCCGTGGTGGGATGGACGGCCCGGCGACTTGACGGCTTGCTCGTGCCCAGCCTGGCGACGGCGGAAGACGTGGCGCGAACCTTCCGGATTGATCCTCTGCGCATCCACCGCATCGTCGAAGGAACGCCGGAGGATTTATCGCCGCCGGAATCGCGGGAGGACGCGAGAAAACGCTTCGGCTTGCGGGAGGGGCCCGTCATTGGTTTCATCGGCGCGTTGCAGCCGCGCAAAAACCTCGCCTTCTTGCTGGAAGCGTTCGCCCGTGTGTACCGCAAACGGGCAGACGCGCAGTTGTTGCTCGTCGGCGCGGGTCCGCAGCGGGAGGAATTGGAGACGACGGCGCGGCGGCTGGAAGTGGAGCATGCGGTCGTGTTCGCCGGGCGTTTGCTCGATGAGGAAAAGGCCGCGGCCCTGAGCGCGATGGACCTTTTCGCCTTTCCCAGCTTGAACGAAGGGTTCGGACTGGCCGTCGCCGAAGCCATGGCGGCGGGTGTGCCGCCGGTGGTCAGCGATCGCGGCAGCCTGCCGGAAATCGTGCGCGACGGTGAAACAGGGCGCGTCGCGGGGGTCGAGGATCCCGGCGTGTTCGCAGCCGCCATCGAGGAGTTGCTCGAACAAGACGAACGCCGGCTCGCCATGGGCGCTGCGGCACGGCGTCACGCGACGGAGCACTTCACGTGGTCGCAAAGCGCGGCCGATTCCGAAGACGCCATGCGCCGCACGCGAGCGGCCCGGCGCGCCATGTCGCTTGGCGTGTTGCTCAACTCGGGTGACAGCCTCGCGATGATGCGGCGGGAAGGGCAGGAGAGCCGTTTCGTCGATCAATACGTCATGCGCTACTCTGCCGCCTTCGATCGGACCTACGTTTTCAGCTACGGCGACGATCGCGCGCAGCCTTACGATAATGCCGTCTTTGTGCCGGGGCGGCCGCAGTGGAAAGGACCGATCTACGCCGCGCTGATGCCGCTGTTGCATGCGGCGAAATTTCGGCGGCTGGCGCTGCTGCGCGTGATGCAAACCGGCGCGGCACTGCCGGCGATCGTGGCGCACTTGCTGTTTCGCGTCCCCTACGTAACGACCTACGGGTACCTGTACGGCGATTTCATGCGCGTGAAGGGCCGTCGCCTCTACGGCTTTTACCTCGACGTGCTCGAACGCGTGGCGTTGTATTTCGCCGACCGGGTGATCGTCACCACGCCCGCGCTGCTGGATCGCGTGCAGCAGATCATCACGCACCGGAAAATCGAACTGCTTCCCAACGGCGTCGACCTGGAGCAATTCCAGCCGCGAGAAAAAACGCGAACTACCGGCAAACACGTCGTGCTTTTCGTCGGCCGCTTGACCGCTCAGAAAAACCTGCCCCTGCTCGTCGAAGCCCTGACGCCGCTGCGCGAGAGCGTGCGGCTGGTTGTGGCGGGGCAGGGTGAGGGTGAGGCGGCGCTGATCGAACAGGCGGGAAACGCGGGTCTCGATGTCGAACTGCGCGGCGTCGTGCCGCACTGCGACCTGCCCGCGCTGCATCGCGAGGCCGACATTTTCGTGTTGCCCAGCCGCGTCGAAGGGCATCCCAAGGCGCTGGTCGAGGCGATGGCTTCGGGCTTGGTGTGCATCGGCACCGACGCGCCGGGTATCCGTGACGTCATCGTCGATGGCGAAAACGGCTTGCTGGTGGCTTCGCAGGCGGAGGCGTTGTGCGCGGCGATTGAGCGGGTGTTGTCCGATACGAAACTGGCCGCGCGGTTGCAGCGCGGCGCGCGACTCGCCGCCGAACAACAATACGACTTGGCGCGCTTGCTCGATCGCGAAGTCGATCTGCTGTGGCAGGCGGCGGAAAGGGGTGGACGATGGCGCGCGTTCTGA
- a CDS encoding SDR family oxidoreductase: MILVTGGAGFIGSHIVRALEKRGSHVRVLDNLSSGKRDNLSGVDAEIVVGDIRSETDVERAMVGVRVVFHQAAAISVPQTIADPAGTHSVNVEGTVNVLEKARQAGVERFVFASSAAVYGDEPSLPKSESSPLRPLSPYALHKIIGEQYLKLYHDVYGMDTISLRYFNIFGPRQDPNSPYAAAIPIFVAKLHGQQPPTIYGDGRQTRDFVYIDDAVAANLAAMETTDPAGRVFNVARGEQTDLLQLLELIGNAFGRRADPVFTDPRPGDVRHSVASIEAAAQELRYQPQVSLADGLAKTVRWLIGGE, from the coding sequence ATGATCTTGGTGACCGGCGGCGCGGGATTCATCGGTTCGCACATCGTGCGGGCTCTGGAAAAGCGCGGCAGTCACGTGCGAGTGCTCGACAACCTCTCGTCGGGTAAGCGCGATAACCTCTCGGGAGTCGATGCCGAAATCGTCGTCGGCGATATCCGCAGCGAAACGGATGTGGAACGGGCAATGGTCGGCGTGCGGGTCGTGTTCCATCAGGCGGCGGCGATCAGCGTGCCGCAAACCATCGCCGATCCCGCCGGCACCCACTCCGTCAACGTCGAGGGCACCGTCAACGTGCTGGAAAAAGCGCGGCAGGCGGGCGTGGAGCGCTTCGTCTTCGCCTCCAGTGCGGCGGTGTACGGCGACGAACCGTCGCTGCCCAAAAGCGAGTCCTCACCCTTGCGGCCGCTGAGCCCCTACGCGCTGCACAAGATCATCGGCGAGCAGTATTTGAAGCTCTATCACGACGTCTACGGCATGGACACGATCAGCCTGCGCTATTTCAATATCTTCGGCCCGCGCCAAGATCCGAATAGCCCCTATGCGGCCGCCATCCCGATTTTTGTGGCCAAACTCCACGGGCAGCAGCCGCCGACGATTTACGGCGATGGCCGACAAACCCGCGATTTTGTCTACATCGACGACGCCGTGGCCGCGAACCTGGCGGCGATGGAAACGACCGACCCCGCCGGACGCGTGTTCAATGTCGCGCGCGGCGAACAAACCGACTTGCTGCAGTTGCTTGAACTCATCGGCAATGCCTTCGGCCGCCGCGCGGACCCGGTCTTTACCGACCCGCGGCCGGGCGATGTGCGTCACAGCGTCGCGTCCATTGAGGCGGCCGCGCAGGAATTGCGCTATCAGCCCCAGGTCTCGCTGGCTGACGGCTTGGCCAAAACCGTCCGGTGGCTGATCGGCGGGGAGTAA
- a CDS encoding glycosyltransferase: MTKVSVVIRTYNEAAHVADTLRAVFDQRDIEPEVIVVDSGSTDGTLEIVGGFPAKLVQIEKAEFSYGRALNLGFAAATAPLVASLSAHARPLDRHWLRNLARPFTDPLVDGVVGKTLPHTDCNPFDRRGLLRQYGTERRFLFDGRLPGFSNANSCVRRSAWEAEPFDETLPYSEDVLWARRRLGLGRRLVYAPDAACYHSHNETPAQLLRRFHGEAAAREMIDPHNPRYRVHRLMWDLLAGSAYDKWTVMRRGDSWRWLIVAVRRRLAINLGRYAGSRGIEPTKAGRVGIRLLQRTAWRALRLGGSMAGRLAPRVVVLTRKHPKLLHPKHLLPESRDHYWYAGDLEGGSLALDVGCNVGAHTHFTARQGLTVVGMDVDPKALGHARFRLGWEGDKQATVIEADANRRFPFAEGVFDRVLAFDVIEHLDDHHHLLAEIRRVMKTDAVLLLTAPNADTPWKRRFRRVGLPFFADVTHQIEYTRDGLYALLRQSGFRVDREEPIVVDTPAAPWFDLLGAFSLSLYARLAARKRRRALRRPAESTGFRIVAHKVES; this comes from the coding sequence TTGACGAAGGTTAGTGTCGTCATTCGCACCTACAACGAAGCGGCGCACGTGGCCGATACCCTGCGCGCCGTTTTCGACCAGCGCGACATCGAGCCCGAGGTGATCGTCGTCGACTCCGGCAGCACCGACGGCACGCTGGAGATCGTCGGCGGGTTCCCGGCGAAGCTGGTCCAAATAGAAAAGGCCGAATTCTCGTACGGCCGCGCGCTCAATCTCGGCTTTGCCGCCGCCACCGCCCCCTTGGTCGCGAGCCTATCGGCGCACGCCCGCCCGCTCGATCGGCATTGGCTGCGCAACCTGGCGCGTCCCTTTACCGATCCGCTCGTGGACGGCGTGGTCGGCAAGACGCTGCCGCACACCGACTGCAATCCCTTTGATCGCCGCGGCTTGCTGCGCCAGTACGGCACCGAGCGACGCTTTCTTTTCGATGGTCGGCTGCCGGGCTTCTCTAACGCCAACAGTTGCGTGCGTCGCAGCGCGTGGGAGGCTGAGCCCTTCGACGAAACGCTGCCGTATTCCGAAGACGTGCTGTGGGCGCGGCGTCGTTTGGGCCTTGGGCGACGCCTGGTCTACGCGCCGGACGCGGCCTGCTACCACAGCCACAACGAAACCCCGGCGCAACTGCTCCGCCGCTTTCACGGCGAGGCCGCCGCGCGCGAAATGATCGACCCGCACAATCCGCGCTACCGCGTTCATCGCTTGATGTGGGACCTGTTGGCCGGGTCGGCCTACGACAAATGGACGGTCATGCGTCGCGGCGACTCGTGGCGTTGGCTGATTGTCGCGGTCCGCCGCCGGCTGGCGATCAATCTGGGGCGTTACGCCGGTTCGCGGGGTATCGAACCCACCAAAGCGGGGCGGGTCGGGATTCGCTTGCTGCAGCGGACGGCATGGCGCGCGCTGCGACTAGGCGGGTCGATGGCCGGACGGCTGGCGCCGCGGGTCGTCGTGCTCACGCGCAAGCACCCCAAACTCCTGCACCCGAAACATTTGCTGCCCGAATCGCGCGACCACTACTGGTACGCGGGCGATTTGGAGGGCGGCAGCCTGGCGCTGGATGTGGGCTGCAACGTCGGCGCGCACACGCACTTCACCGCGCGGCAGGGGCTGACCGTTGTGGGTATGGACGTGGATCCGAAAGCGTTGGGCCACGCCCGTTTTCGGCTCGGTTGGGAGGGCGACAAACAAGCGACGGTCATCGAAGCCGACGCCAACCGCCGCTTCCCCTTTGCCGAAGGCGTGTTCGACCGCGTCCTGGCCTTCGACGTGATCGAGCACCTCGACGACCACCATCATCTGCTCGCCGAAATCCGCCGCGTGATGAAAACCGACGCCGTGTTGCTGCTGACCGCGCCCAACGCCGACACGCCGTGGAAAAGGCGCTTTCGCCGCGTCGGCCTGCCGTTCTTCGCCGACGTGACGCACCAAATTGAGTACACCCGCGACGGCCTCTACGCCCTGTTGCGCCAATCCGGATTCCGCGTCGATCGCGAGGAACCCATCGTCGTCGATACCCCGGCGGCCCCGTGGTTCGACCTGCTCGGCGCGTTCAGCCTCTCGTTGTATGCCCGGCTCGCCGCCCGCAAGCGACGGCGCGCGCTCCGGCGGCCCGCGGAAAGCACCGGCTTTCGCATCGTCGCCCACAAGGTGGAATCGTGA